A window from Acidobacteriota bacterium encodes these proteins:
- the cyaB gene encoding class IV adenylate cyclase → MIEQEVKLSFPHVEAARQAIVEAGGRLVVSRRLVDDRLFDLPDGRLRRRGMTLRTRRDAADAYLTVKGPVLAGPVKSREELETRVDDVDVLEAALSAIGFVRTFRAQKYREEYALPSARLTIDQVPFGVFVEIEGTPDVIARVAGSLGRTPSDYRLESYPTLWRQWCAAAGRPEDDMLFDDSRNA, encoded by the coding sequence ATGATCGAGCAGGAAGTCAAGCTGTCGTTCCCGCACGTCGAGGCGGCGCGCCAGGCCATCGTCGAGGCCGGCGGCCGCCTCGTCGTGTCACGGCGGCTGGTGGACGACCGGCTGTTCGACCTTCCAGACGGGCGGCTGCGCCGACGCGGGATGACGTTGCGGACGCGGCGCGACGCGGCCGACGCGTATCTCACCGTCAAAGGGCCGGTCCTGGCCGGGCCCGTCAAGTCGCGCGAAGAGCTAGAGACGCGCGTCGACGACGTGGACGTGCTCGAGGCGGCGCTGTCGGCGATCGGCTTCGTGCGAACGTTTCGTGCACAGAAGTACCGCGAGGAATACGCGCTCCCCTCCGCGCGCCTGACCATCGATCAAGTCCCGTTCGGCGTCTTCGTCGAGATCGAGGGCACACCCGACGTCATCGCCCGCGTCGCGGGGTCGCTCGGCCGTACGCCGTCCGACTACCGGCTCGAGTCGTACCCGACGCTGTGGCGCCAGTGGTGTGCGGCCGCGGGCCGGCCCGAGGACGACATGCTGTTCGACGATTCGCGCAACGCATGA
- a CDS encoding NTP transferase domain-containing protein, with amino-acid sequence MTLPALVLSAGLGTRLDPLTRLVAKPAVPLGDRTLVERVLSWLATQGIQQAVLNLHHKPETITAAVGDGAHLGLTVRYSWEQPLLGSAGGPRHALPLVAADVLLIVNGDTLCDVDVPALVAAHAASSARVTMAVVPNVQPEQYNGIAATPQHEVTGFVPRGERAVGSWHFVGVQVVDAAVFAALPDGVAADTVHGIYRDLVAGSPGTIRVWPAARPFIDVGTPADYLRTALRFGAPTAAGDAAGSVIWPGCTMGRDVVLDECIVAGGVQVPDGFRARRSIVLPAAVCRPDDRVDVRDQLAVFPL; translated from the coding sequence ATGACGCTGCCGGCCCTGGTCCTCTCCGCCGGCCTCGGCACGCGGCTCGATCCGCTCACGCGTCTCGTCGCGAAACCGGCCGTGCCGCTCGGCGATCGCACGCTCGTCGAACGGGTGCTGAGCTGGCTGGCGACGCAGGGCATCCAGCAGGCCGTCCTCAACCTTCATCACAAGCCGGAGACCATCACGGCCGCGGTTGGCGACGGCGCGCACTTGGGCCTGACGGTGCGCTACTCGTGGGAGCAGCCGCTGCTCGGATCGGCCGGCGGTCCGCGGCATGCGCTGCCGCTCGTCGCTGCGGACGTCTTGCTCATCGTCAACGGCGACACCTTGTGCGACGTCGACGTGCCGGCGCTCGTCGCCGCGCACGCCGCCTCGTCGGCGCGCGTGACGATGGCGGTGGTGCCGAACGTGCAGCCGGAGCAGTACAACGGCATCGCGGCGACGCCGCAGCACGAGGTCACCGGCTTCGTGCCTCGGGGCGAGCGCGCCGTGGGCAGTTGGCACTTCGTCGGCGTGCAGGTGGTGGACGCAGCCGTCTTCGCGGCGCTGCCCGACGGCGTCGCGGCCGACACCGTGCACGGCATCTATCGCGATCTCGTCGCCGGCAGTCCGGGCACCATTCGCGTCTGGCCGGCAGCGCGCCCGTTCATCGACGTCGGCACGCCGGCCGACTACCTGCGGACGGCCCTGCGATTCGGTGCGCCGACGGCGGCTGGCGACGCCGCCGGATCCGTCATCTGGCCTGGCTGCACGATGGGCCGCGACGTCGTGCTCGACGAGTGCATCGTCGCCGGCGGCGTGCAGGTGCCCGACGGATTCCGCGCGCGCAGGTCGATCGTGCTTCCCGCGGCGGTGTGCCGGCCAGACGACCGTGTCGACGTCCGCGACCAGCTCGCCGTCTTCCCGTTGTGA
- a CDS encoding phosphotransferase, translated as MTDAHLPAAVADYLRRHHVESAGVVPLTGDASDRRYFRVLPRTGSSYVLAVYAAPFDFATLPFVNVATLLAEMPVPIPHVRGEASDLGVLALDDLGDLTLQASIGAANADERLALYRQAVSYIEIFQRRGRELMRAEFLPYGVAFDVDKLTWEMNFFIKHFLEGYRGASIVPADRAALDAELLRISRELSAEPRVLCHRDYHSRNLMLVGGRLYVIDFQDARMGPDTYDLVSLLRDSYVDLPDEVVDRLLEEYLAMTGRAGAGQHFRQRFDLMALQRNLKALGTFGYQMTVRSNPVYLQYIPRTLRYVHDNLQRHQRFARLRELLGTYVAELRP; from the coding sequence GTGACCGATGCGCACCTGCCCGCGGCCGTCGCGGACTACCTTCGCCGCCATCACGTGGAGTCGGCGGGCGTCGTGCCGCTCACGGGTGACGCCTCCGATCGCCGGTACTTCCGCGTGCTGCCCAGGACCGGCTCGTCGTACGTGCTCGCCGTGTACGCCGCGCCGTTCGACTTCGCGACGCTGCCGTTCGTCAACGTCGCGACGCTCCTGGCCGAGATGCCGGTACCGATCCCGCACGTGCGCGGCGAAGCGTCCGATCTCGGCGTGCTGGCGCTCGACGACCTCGGCGATCTCACGCTCCAGGCGAGCATCGGCGCGGCCAACGCCGACGAGCGGCTCGCGCTCTACCGGCAGGCTGTGTCGTACATCGAGATCTTCCAGCGCCGGGGCCGCGAGCTGATGCGCGCCGAGTTCCTGCCGTACGGCGTGGCGTTCGACGTCGACAAGCTCACCTGGGAGATGAACTTCTTCATCAAGCACTTCCTCGAGGGCTATCGCGGCGCGTCGATCGTGCCGGCGGATCGCGCGGCGCTCGACGCCGAGCTGCTGCGCATCAGCCGGGAGCTCTCCGCCGAGCCTCGGGTGTTGTGCCATCGCGATTACCACAGCCGCAACCTCATGCTGGTCGGCGGTCGGCTGTACGTCATCGATTTCCAGGACGCGCGGATGGGGCCCGACACGTACGATCTCGTGTCGCTGCTCCGCGACTCGTACGTGGATCTGCCGGACGAGGTCGTCGACCGGCTGCTCGAGGAGTACCTGGCGATGACGGGCCGCGCCGGCGCCGGCCAGCACTTCCGGCAACGCTTCGATCTGATGGCGCTCCAGCGCAACCTCAAGGCGCTCGGCACGTTCGGCTACCAGATGACCGTCCGGAGCAACCCCGTCTATCTCCAGTACATTCCGCGGACGTTGCGGTACGTGCACGACAATCTGCAGCGGCACCAGCGGTTCGCGCGTCTGCGCGAGCTGCTCGGGACGTACGTCGCGGAGCTGCGGCCGTGA
- a CDS encoding sugar phosphate isomerase/epimerase, with the protein MTGRPGFGISTHLFHGERLSRPHLEAIASAGFELVEVFATRTHVAYHEPSSVADLRRQLDALHLEAWSVHAPICDGFVGGVWGRPYSNATTDARARAEAVSETRLAIDAARVLGCRMIVLHLGLPNGQPIPSNDNDRSALQQSLEPIAEACAAARVRLALEVIPNDLATPEALVEWLSGDLELGDAGVCLDVGHAHLVGGAPEAAETLAGYVITTHIHDNRGRSDDHLVPFDGTIDWHATLMTLSKIGYTGPLVFELPDHGDAAGVLRRAVDARRRLQAILDDLAQPLDFVVED; encoded by the coding sequence GTGACCGGCAGGCCCGGCTTCGGCATCTCGACGCACCTCTTTCACGGCGAGCGGCTGAGCCGGCCGCACCTCGAGGCGATCGCGTCGGCCGGGTTCGAGCTGGTCGAGGTCTTCGCCACGCGGACGCACGTGGCCTATCACGAGCCGTCGAGCGTTGCCGACCTGCGCCGTCAGCTCGACGCGCTGCACCTCGAGGCGTGGAGCGTCCATGCGCCGATCTGCGACGGCTTCGTCGGCGGAGTCTGGGGACGGCCGTACTCGAACGCCACGACCGACGCGCGCGCCCGTGCGGAAGCCGTGAGCGAGACGAGGCTGGCCATCGACGCCGCCCGCGTCCTGGGCTGCCGGATGATCGTGCTCCACCTCGGCCTGCCCAACGGCCAGCCGATCCCGAGCAACGACAACGATCGGAGTGCGTTGCAGCAGAGCCTCGAGCCGATCGCGGAGGCCTGCGCGGCGGCGCGGGTCCGCCTCGCGCTGGAGGTCATCCCGAACGATCTCGCCACGCCCGAGGCGCTGGTCGAGTGGCTCTCCGGCGACCTGGAGCTCGGCGACGCCGGCGTCTGCCTCGACGTGGGGCACGCGCACCTGGTCGGCGGTGCGCCCGAAGCAGCCGAGACCCTGGCGGGCTACGTCATCACCACGCACATCCACGACAACCGCGGGCGGTCCGACGATCACCTGGTGCCATTCGACGGCACCATCGACTGGCACGCGACGCTGATGACGCTGTCGAAGATCGGGTACACGGGGCCGCTCGTCTTCGAGCTGCCCGATCACGGGGACGCGGCCGGCGTGCTCCGGCGCGCCGTTGACGCGCGGCGGCGCCTTCAGGCCATACTGGATGATCTGGCGCAACCGCTCGACTTCGTCGTCGAGGACTAG
- the asnS gene encoding asparagine--tRNA ligase: MQVYIEDIARHAGERVTIRGWLANRRSSGKIHFLQVRDGSGFIQAVMSKAAVGPETFTRADHLPQESAIVVTGTVRADSRAPGGFEIDADGFEVVHAAHEYPITPKEHGVEFLMDRRHLWIRSPKQHAALRIRHEVIDAVRDYFNGRGFVLADTPILTPSACEGTSTLFPVPYFDEHTAYLTQSGQLYAEANAMALGRVYCFGPTFRAEKSKTRRHLTEFWMVEPEVAYATLDDIIELAEGLVADVVARVLDRRARELSVLERDTTALARVRPPFPRVTYDDAASRLQAKGLPFQWGTDFGSPDETALSEMFDRPLVVTGYPSAIKAFYFKPHPDRPEISLSVDVLAPEGYGEIIGGGQRIDDYDLLLERIDQHHLPREAYEWYLDLRRFGSVPHAGFGMGIERVVSWICGLEHLREAIPYPRMLHRLTP; this comes from the coding sequence ATGCAGGTCTACATCGAGGACATCGCCCGGCATGCGGGCGAGCGCGTCACGATTCGCGGCTGGCTCGCGAACCGCCGGTCGAGCGGGAAGATCCACTTCCTCCAGGTGCGTGACGGATCGGGCTTCATCCAGGCCGTCATGTCGAAGGCCGCCGTCGGGCCGGAGACGTTCACGCGCGCCGATCATCTGCCGCAGGAGAGCGCGATCGTCGTCACCGGCACGGTGCGGGCCGACAGCCGCGCGCCCGGCGGCTTCGAGATCGACGCCGACGGGTTCGAGGTCGTGCACGCCGCGCACGAGTACCCGATCACGCCGAAGGAACACGGCGTCGAGTTCCTGATGGACCGCCGGCACCTGTGGATCCGATCGCCGAAACAGCACGCCGCGCTCCGGATCCGGCACGAAGTCATCGACGCGGTGCGCGACTACTTCAACGGCCGAGGGTTCGTCCTCGCCGACACGCCGATCCTGACGCCCTCGGCGTGCGAGGGCACGTCGACGCTCTTTCCCGTGCCGTATTTCGACGAGCACACGGCGTATCTCACCCAGAGCGGCCAGTTGTACGCCGAGGCCAACGCCATGGCGCTCGGCCGCGTCTACTGCTTCGGCCCGACGTTCCGCGCCGAGAAGTCGAAGACGCGGCGTCATCTCACGGAATTCTGGATGGTGGAGCCCGAGGTCGCCTATGCGACGCTCGACGACATCATCGAGCTCGCCGAGGGCCTGGTCGCCGATGTCGTGGCCCGCGTCCTCGATCGCCGTGCCCGTGAGCTGTCGGTGCTGGAACGCGATACGACGGCGCTCGCGCGCGTGCGGCCTCCGTTCCCCCGGGTGACCTACGACGACGCCGCGTCGAGATTGCAGGCCAAGGGACTGCCCTTCCAGTGGGGCACGGACTTCGGAAGCCCGGACGAGACGGCCCTCTCGGAGATGTTCGACCGGCCGCTCGTCGTGACGGGCTACCCGTCGGCCATCAAGGCGTTCTACTTCAAGCCGCATCCCGATCGGCCGGAGATTTCGCTCTCGGTGGACGTGCTCGCCCCGGAAGGCTACGGCGAGATCATCGGTGGCGGGCAGCGCATCGACGACTACGATCTGCTGCTCGAGCGCATCGACCAGCATCATCTGCCGCGCGAGGCGTACGAGTGGTACCTCGACCTGCGGCGGTTCGGCAGCGTTCCGCACGCGGGCTTCGGCATGGGCATCGAGCGCGTGGTGTCGTGGATCTGCGGCCTCGAACACCTGCGGGAAGCCATTCCCTACCCGCGCATGCTCCATCGGCTCACGCCATGA
- the rimO gene encoding 30S ribosomal protein S12 methylthiotransferase RimO, giving the protein MKVGLLSLGCPKNLVDGEVMLGMVRNAGHDVTADASSADVVIVNTCAFIDRAKEESVDAILEMAELKKRGSCQRLIVTGCLAERYRDRLRAEMPEIDVVLGTGEVPAIVGAVAGTSSAPHAAPVTLFKSRRDVSAAARAAGPALLDAPSRPTYLYDATTPRLVTTPAHYAYLKIAEGCNYTCAFCIIPTLRGAYRSRDEDSVVEEARALAARGVRELLLVSQDTTFYGHDRGQRGALARLLRRLDAIDGLEWIRLLYLYPTTITDDVLDAMAECERVCRYVDLPLQHAASSVLRRMGRPGTRAAYEALLARIRARVPGVTLRTTFIVGFPGETIEDVDELAAFVEAVQFDHVGVFTYSHEEDTRAFAFAEDVPAAEKEARRERIMRLQRGIVAARRRAQIGAVTRVLVDGPSPDSPLVMTGRTEGQAPDIDSSVVFTECDPSSLAPGQLVEARIVDSVGYDLLATPLPDERPA; this is encoded by the coding sequence ATGAAAGTCGGTCTGCTGTCGCTCGGCTGCCCGAAGAACCTCGTCGACGGCGAGGTGATGCTCGGCATGGTCCGCAACGCCGGGCACGACGTCACGGCGGACGCGTCCTCGGCCGACGTCGTGATCGTGAACACGTGCGCGTTCATCGACCGCGCCAAGGAGGAATCGGTCGACGCCATTCTCGAGATGGCCGAGCTGAAGAAGCGCGGGAGCTGCCAGCGGCTCATCGTCACCGGCTGCCTCGCGGAACGCTATCGCGATCGGTTGCGCGCGGAGATGCCGGAGATCGACGTCGTGCTGGGAACGGGCGAGGTGCCCGCAATCGTGGGCGCCGTCGCGGGGACGTCGTCGGCGCCGCACGCCGCGCCCGTCACGCTCTTCAAGTCCAGGCGCGACGTGTCGGCCGCCGCGCGCGCGGCCGGCCCTGCGCTGCTCGACGCTCCGTCCCGGCCCACCTATCTCTACGATGCGACGACGCCGCGCCTCGTCACGACGCCGGCACACTACGCCTACCTGAAGATTGCGGAAGGCTGCAACTACACCTGCGCGTTCTGCATCATTCCGACGTTGCGTGGCGCTTACCGCTCGCGCGACGAAGACTCGGTCGTGGAGGAAGCGCGCGCGCTCGCCGCGCGAGGCGTCCGCGAACTGCTGCTCGTCTCGCAGGACACGACGTTCTACGGCCACGACCGCGGCCAGCGGGGCGCGCTCGCGAGGCTGCTCCGGCGGCTCGACGCGATCGATGGCCTCGAGTGGATCCGGCTCCTCTACCTGTACCCGACCACCATCACCGACGACGTGCTCGACGCGATGGCGGAATGCGAGCGCGTGTGCCGCTACGTGGATCTGCCGCTCCAGCACGCGGCATCGAGCGTCCTGCGGCGCATGGGACGGCCCGGCACGCGTGCGGCCTACGAGGCGCTTCTCGCGCGCATCCGGGCGCGCGTGCCCGGCGTCACCCTCAGGACGACGTTCATCGTGGGGTTTCCCGGCGAGACGATCGAGGACGTCGACGAGCTCGCGGCATTCGTCGAGGCCGTCCAGTTCGACCACGTGGGCGTCTTCACGTACTCGCACGAGGAGGACACGCGCGCATTCGCGTTCGCGGAGGACGTGCCCGCCGCCGAGAAGGAGGCGCGGCGCGAGCGGATCATGCGCCTCCAGCGCGGCATCGTCGCGGCGCGGCGGCGCGCGCAGATCGGGGCCGTGACGCGTGTGCTCGTGGACGGCCCCTCGCCGGATTCGCCGCTCGTCATGACCGGCCGGACCGAGGGTCAGGCCCCCGACATCGACTCGAGCGTCGTCTTCACCGAGTGCGATCCCTCGTCGCTCGCCCCCGGCCAGTTGGTCGAGGCGCGGATCGTCGACAGCGTGGGCTACGATCTTCTCGCCACGCCGTTGCCCGACGAGCGCCCGGCTTGA
- a CDS encoding ribosome maturation factor RimP, translating into MISTERVDRLRAVVARVAASHGLDIFDVQCRREASGWVVRVVIDRPAPPDGRPEGLDEAVGIEDCQRVSQDFGALLDVEDDLTSWLPGGYTLEVSSPGLDRPLRHEADYRRFAGRLAKIVTETPIDGQSAFAGRLSGIEHGEVLLTEGRRVHRVPLAKIRRGRLDVEF; encoded by the coding sequence GTGATCTCGACCGAACGTGTGGACCGGCTGCGGGCGGTCGTGGCCCGCGTGGCGGCGAGCCACGGGCTCGACATCTTCGACGTCCAGTGCCGGCGCGAAGCGTCCGGCTGGGTCGTGCGCGTGGTCATCGATCGGCCCGCGCCGCCGGACGGACGGCCCGAAGGGCTCGACGAGGCCGTGGGCATCGAGGACTGCCAGCGCGTGAGCCAGGACTTCGGCGCGCTCCTCGACGTCGAAGACGATCTGACGTCGTGGCTGCCCGGCGGCTACACGCTCGAGGTTTCGTCGCCGGGCTTGGATCGGCCGCTGCGGCACGAGGCGGACTACCGGCGGTTCGCCGGCCGCCTCGCGAAGATCGTCACCGAGACGCCGATCGACGGTCAATCGGCGTTCGCCGGCCGGCTGTCGGGGATCGAGCACGGCGAGGTGCTCTTGACGGAAGGGCGCCGGGTCCATCGAGTGCCGCTCGCGAAGATCCGGCGAGGCCGGCTGGACGTGGAATTCTGA
- the nusA gene encoding transcription termination/antitermination protein NusA: MPTELQQMIEVVAKDKGIDPSIVIGAIEDAYLAASRKVFKSEEDLRSRFNLDTGQVELYAVRQIVPEVTNAAREISLQEAQDLYGDEAEVGMEIEFPKDTEKLGRIAAQTAKQVIAQRVREAEREKIYAEFSQRIGEVVNATVKRFESGDIIAEVGRVEAQVPRKEQSRAENYSIGDRVRAVIKAVSKNAKGPQVILSRTDPALLIKLFEQEVPEIYDGTVVIRGAVREAGDRAKVAVYSRERDVDPVGACVGMRGTRVQAIIRELRGEKIDIVEWSEDPVTFVTKALSPARVQRVTIVDDEQRVMEVVVEDRQLSLAIGKKGQNVRLAAKLSGWKIDIKNEEEKRKEVEAQLEGLTVGPSAVESRPLSLPGIHDEVVAGLRAAGYDTADKVLDADPAQLASLPGFDQDTVDAVIAAARAEIAASEDAGAAPAPATGQEE, encoded by the coding sequence ATGCCAACTGAGTTGCAGCAGATGATTGAGGTCGTGGCGAAGGACAAGGGCATCGACCCGTCCATCGTCATCGGAGCGATCGAGGACGCGTATCTCGCCGCCTCGCGGAAGGTGTTCAAGAGCGAGGAAGACCTGCGCTCGCGCTTCAACCTCGACACCGGCCAGGTGGAGTTGTACGCCGTCCGGCAGATCGTCCCTGAAGTGACCAATGCCGCCCGCGAGATCTCGCTGCAGGAGGCGCAGGACCTCTATGGCGACGAGGCCGAGGTCGGCATGGAGATCGAGTTTCCGAAGGACACCGAGAAGCTCGGGCGGATCGCGGCGCAGACGGCGAAGCAGGTCATCGCGCAACGCGTGCGCGAGGCCGAGCGCGAGAAGATCTACGCGGAGTTCAGCCAGCGCATCGGCGAGGTCGTCAATGCGACGGTGAAGCGGTTCGAGAGCGGCGACATCATCGCGGAAGTCGGCCGCGTCGAAGCGCAGGTCCCGCGCAAGGAGCAGTCGCGCGCCGAGAACTACTCGATCGGCGATCGCGTGCGGGCCGTGATCAAGGCGGTGTCGAAGAACGCCAAGGGCCCGCAGGTCATCCTGTCGCGGACCGATCCGGCGCTGCTCATCAAGCTGTTCGAGCAGGAAGTGCCCGAGATCTACGACGGCACGGTCGTGATCCGGGGCGCCGTCCGGGAGGCCGGCGATCGCGCCAAGGTCGCCGTGTACTCGCGCGAACGCGACGTCGATCCCGTGGGCGCCTGCGTCGGCATGCGCGGCACGCGCGTGCAGGCGATCATCCGTGAGCTGCGCGGCGAGAAGATCGACATCGTCGAGTGGTCCGAGGATCCGGTCACGTTCGTCACGAAAGCGCTCAGCCCCGCGCGCGTGCAGCGCGTGACGATCGTCGACGACGAGCAGCGGGTGATGGAAGTGGTCGTCGAGGATCGGCAACTCTCGCTCGCCATCGGCAAGAAGGGCCAGAACGTGCGCCTGGCCGCGAAGCTGAGCGGGTGGAAGATCGACATCAAGAACGAGGAAGAGAAGCGCAAGGAAGTCGAGGCGCAGCTCGAGGGGCTGACGGTGGGACCGTCGGCGGTGGAGTCGCGGCCGCTCAGCCTGCCCGGCATCCACGACGAAGTCGTCGCCGGCCTGAGAGCCGCGGGATACGACACGGCCGACAAGGTGCTGGACGCGGATCCGGCGCAGCTCGCATCGCTGCCGGGCTTCGATCAGGACACGGTGGACGCCGTGATCGCCGCCGCGAGAGCCGAGATTGCCGCCAGCGAGGATGCTGGCGCCGCACCGGCGCCAGCCACCGGGCAGGAAGAGTAG
- the infB gene encoding translation initiation factor IF-2: MATVRIYKVAELLGLSSHDAMTLLKQETGIDVKSASSSIEEIVARQFVERQARKRNITLPAGPLFADTPVAKKPGGKAAPEPPAPATTLRPRLVKTVRPSTAADEAAASALAEAPAPEPVAPEPSAIAAPVASAEIETPPQAPDRPAETPAAVAAPPAAPAVPAAVVQPEPPVVEPEPAPPAAAAEAPRAVPQPQPPAPAPAAPPRPMGRLVPPTRRLRIEDPLTGEAPAARPLPTRPPIRPPVQPPAPVRPSPGAGLAARPGLARPSGPAPRPPLGGPRPLPSQPIRPAGQQVPGRPPMSPQRPGQPQFRAPAPQRSRSVRRDDRPMAMPQQEAPPPITKLITLAEGMTVKDLADKLEVKVKDVLKKLMDRRMMMTINSTLDAESATTIARDFGAEVLIRSFEEELTEVETGTSNPADLSPRAPVVTVMGHVDHGKTTLLDAIRETKVAEREAGGITQHIGAYAVNVNKRRVVFLDTPGHEAFTMMRARGARVTDIVVLVVAADDGVMPQTKEAIDHAKAANVPIVVAVNKIDKADANPERVKRELSDLGLMPEEWGGSTVTVEVSARQRKNLDQLLEMILLVADLADLKANPKRMAQGTVLEAKLDRGRGPVAHVLVQDGTLSEGDLFIAGTVDGKVRALFDDLGRKIKSAGPSTPVEVLGLSSLPAPGDTFQVVDDPIKVRQVVAYRQAQAKEKTLSGKGGRLTLESLQQQMTEGGMKELPIVIKADVQGSAEVLADTLTKLSDDRVKIRIIHTGVGAINESDVLLATASNAIVIGFNVRPDRNAADVADREEVDIRQHSIIYQVTDEIRKAMSGLLEPTLKETRIGVAEVRQLFKTPKAGAVAGCIVTEGRITRSGDVQARLVRDGAVVWQGRFGSLRRFKDDVSEVKSGMECGITLERFSDVKPGDLIEAFMVERVAQAM; the protein is encoded by the coding sequence TTGGCCACAGTCCGAATCTACAAAGTCGCGGAATTGCTGGGTCTCTCCAGTCATGACGCCATGACCCTGCTCAAGCAGGAGACCGGCATCGACGTGAAGAGCGCGTCGAGCTCGATCGAGGAGATCGTGGCGCGGCAGTTCGTCGAGCGGCAGGCGCGGAAGCGCAACATCACGCTGCCGGCTGGCCCGCTGTTCGCCGACACGCCGGTGGCCAAGAAGCCGGGCGGCAAGGCGGCACCGGAGCCGCCCGCCCCGGCCACGACGCTGCGCCCGCGGCTCGTCAAGACCGTCAGGCCGTCCACCGCGGCCGACGAGGCGGCAGCATCGGCCCTGGCGGAAGCACCGGCGCCTGAACCTGTTGCGCCGGAGCCGTCTGCGATTGCGGCACCGGTGGCTTCGGCCGAGATCGAGACGCCGCCGCAGGCTCCGGACCGCCCGGCCGAGACACCCGCCGCGGTGGCGGCGCCGCCCGCCGCGCCGGCTGTTCCTGCCGCCGTCGTTCAGCCGGAACCGCCCGTCGTCGAACCGGAGCCGGCGCCGCCTGCCGCCGCTGCCGAGGCGCCGCGAGCCGTCCCGCAGCCACAGCCGCCGGCGCCTGCGCCGGCCGCACCGCCGCGGCCGATGGGCCGCCTGGTGCCGCCGACTCGCCGGCTTCGCATCGAGGACCCGCTCACCGGCGAGGCCCCCGCCGCTCGGCCTTTGCCGACCCGACCGCCGATTCGGCCGCCAGTGCAGCCGCCGGCGCCGGTGCGGCCTTCGCCAGGAGCCGGCCTCGCGGCCAGACCTGGTCTCGCTCGGCCTTCGGGCCCCGCACCTCGTCCGCCGCTCGGCGGCCCGCGGCCTCTTCCGTCACAGCCGATCCGGCCCGCCGGACAGCAGGTGCCCGGGCGCCCGCCGATGTCGCCGCAGCGGCCCGGACAGCCGCAGTTCCGCGCGCCAGCGCCTCAGCGGTCCCGGTCCGTGCGCCGGGACGATCGGCCGATGGCGATGCCGCAGCAGGAAGCGCCGCCGCCGATCACCAAGCTCATCACCCTTGCGGAGGGCATGACCGTCAAGGACCTCGCCGACAAGCTCGAGGTGAAGGTCAAGGACGTGCTCAAGAAGCTCATGGACCGCCGGATGATGATGACGATCAACTCGACGCTCGACGCCGAGTCGGCGACGACCATCGCGCGCGACTTCGGCGCGGAGGTGCTGATCCGCAGCTTCGAGGAGGAGCTGACCGAAGTCGAGACCGGCACGTCGAATCCCGCGGATCTGAGCCCGCGCGCGCCCGTCGTCACCGTGATGGGCCACGTCGACCACGGCAAGACGACGCTGCTCGACGCGATTCGGGAGACGAAGGTCGCCGAGCGCGAGGCGGGCGGCATCACGCAGCACATCGGCGCCTATGCCGTGAACGTGAACAAGCGCCGCGTCGTGTTCCTCGACACGCCGGGCCACGAGGCCTTCACGATGATGCGGGCCCGCGGCGCGCGCGTCACCGACATCGTCGTGCTCGTCGTGGCGGCCGACGACGGCGTCATGCCGCAGACCAAGGAAGCGATCGATCATGCGAAGGCGGCGAACGTGCCGATCGTGGTCGCGGTCAACAAGATCGACAAGGCCGACGCGAACCCCGAGCGCGTGAAGCGGGAGCTGTCCGACCTCGGCCTCATGCCGGAGGAATGGGGCGGCTCGACGGTCACGGTCGAGGTGTCGGCGCGCCAGCGCAAGAACCTGGACCAGTTGCTGGAGATGATCCTGCTCGTCGCGGACCTCGCGGATCTGAAGGCGAACCCGAAGCGCATGGCCCAGGGGACGGTGCTCGAAGCCAAGCTCGATCGCGGACGCGGCCCCGTGGCGCACGTGCTCGTGCAGGACGGCACGCTCAGCGAGGGCGACCTGTTCATCGCCGGCACGGTGGACGGCAAGGTGCGCGCGCTCTTCGACGACCTCGGCCGCAAGATCAAGTCGGCTGGCCCGTCGACGCCCGTCGAAGTGCTCGGGCTGTCGTCCCTGCCGGCGCCCGGCGACACGTTCCAGGTGGTCGATGACCCGATCAAGGTGCGCCAGGTCGTCGCGTATCGGCAGGCGCAGGCGAAGGAGAAGACGCTCTCAGGCAAGGGCGGCCGGCTGACGCTCGAATCGCTGCAACAGCAGATGACCGAAGGCGGCATGAAGGAGCTGCCGATCGTCATCAAGGCCGACGTGCAGGGATCCGCCGAGGTGCTGGCCGATACGCTGACGAAGCTCAGCGACGACCGGGTGAAGATCCGCATCATCCACACCGGCGTCGGCGCGATCAACGAGTCCGACGTCCTGCTGGCCACGGCGTCGAACGCGATCGTGATCGGGTTCAACGTGCGGCCGGACCGCAACGCGGCGGACGTCGCCGACCGCGAAGAGGTGGACATCCGGCAGCACTCGATCATCTATCAGGTCACCGACGAGATCCGGAAGGCCATGTCCGGCCTGCTGGAGCCGACGCTCAAGGAGACGCGCATCGGCGTGGCCGAAGTGCGGCAGCTCTTCAAGACGCCGAAGGCCGGGGCGGTGGCCGGCTGCATCGTCACCGAAGGGCGCATCACGCGGAGCGGCGACGTGCAGGCACGGCTCGTCCGCGACGGCGCCGTCGTCTGGCAGGGACGGTTCGGATCGCTCCGGCGGTTCAAGGACGACGTGAGCGAGGTCAAGAGCGGGATGGAGTGCGGCATCACGCTCGAGCGCTTCAGCGACGTCAAGCCCGGCGACCTGATCGAGGCGTTCATGGTGGAACGCGTCGCGCAGGCGATGTAA